From the genome of Primulina eburnea isolate SZY01 chromosome 12, ASM2296580v1, whole genome shotgun sequence, one region includes:
- the LOC140806907 gene encoding uncharacterized protein: MSRCFPYPPPGYTPSRASKEALIESIKLRKELEKTKARNKQEERRVKKDERKERKDEKSEIGKLTYEKTDPNSKKRRKRKEGREEKERRRKERNGKHDLNSNKVGLPNEPIGKNIWENSEQLERSDLTEEHDLPICLHLPSTSFESTENSSAMKRHSSPVNVIRGLGTIIRIQLSSRKKNLSDISINEQQLCSTSGRTDIPPLRNRQQNFCAPTEKTSDFVLGDFNRTDKKQIISTSGKSEPPAPAKTGTPSVLDAIEVSKKSSKTMQYKNPIENWVPPSLQDAPSSPEDLDWLFSSKVHGLPSERRRKIENDSVFCSSSSSLLQPRAQLLPEFDVYALPFTVPY, from the exons ATGTCTCGGTGCTTCCCGTACCCACCTCCTGGGTATACACCGAGCAGAGCCAGCAAAGAGGCTTTGATCGAATCGATTAAG CTCCGAAAGGAACtggagaaaacaaaggcacgaaATAAACAGGAGGAGAGAAGGGTGAAGAAAGATGAACGGAAGGAGAGGAAAGATGAGAAGAGTGAGATAGGGAAACTCACATATGAAAAGACTGATCCGAATTCAAAGAAGAGAAGGAAGAGAAAAGAGGGAAGGGAGGAGAAGGAACGGAGAAGGAAAGAGAGAAATGGGAAgcatgatctgaattcaaacAAGGTCGGCCTCCCTAATGAGCCGATTGGCAAAAATATCTGGGAAAATAGTGAGCAGCTAGAAAGAAGTGATCTAACGGAGGAGCATGATCTGCCTATTTGTTTGCACTTACCCAGCACATCTTTTGAAAGCACAGAAAATAGCAGTGCTATGAAGAGGCATTCCTCACCCGTGAATGTCATACGGGGTCTTG GGACTATTATCAGGATACAGCTGTCGTCAAGAAAAAAGAACTTGTCTGATATTTCCATAAATGAACAGCAGCTTTGCTCCACATCTGGAAGAACTGACATTCCACCTCTGAGAAATCGGCAACAAAACTTTTGTGCCCCAACTGAGAAAACTAGCGACTTTGTTCTAGGTGACTTCAATAGAACCGATAAGAAGCAGATTATTTCAACCTCTGGAAAGTCTGAACCTCCTGCTCCAGCCAAAACAGGAACCCCGTCTGTCCTTGATGCTATTGAGGTTTCCAAGAAAAGCTCAAAAACAATGCAGTACAAAAATCCAATTGAGAATTGGGTTCCACCATCGCTACAGGATGCACCTTCTAGTCCAGAGGATCTAGATTGGCTCTTCTCTAGCAAGGTTCACGGCCTACCATCCGAGAGAAGACGAAAAATTGAAAATGATAGTGTGTTCTGCTCTAGCAGCTCATCTTTATTGCAACCCCGTGCACAGCTCTTACCTGAATTTGATGTATATGCATTGCCGTTTACGGTTCCCTATTGA
- the LOC140807847 gene encoding uncharacterized protein: MANHTTTIGFSDPLYLHPSDSPGVPLVQDPLVGSENYNVWSRAMLISLQAKNKLGFINGSCSRPAAAHQNLHQWERCNAIVLSWIMNSVSKEIFSGIIYCTEASKVWADLKERFDKICGSRIFSIHRDIAHLTQGSSSISVYFSNLKRLWDEFNSLVTLPSCECASAKAYVEHEQQQRLLQFLMGLNDSYGHIRSQVLMMIHYLRSIKHTRLSVMRNPLDMYCLRSRLLRFLQLLSIPHLQKGMIQ; this comes from the coding sequence ATGGCGAATCACACTACTACTATTGGATTCAGCGATCCTCTGTATCTGCATCCATCGGATTCTCCAGGTGTTCCTCTTGTTCAGGATCCACTTGTTGGCTCAGAAAATTACAATGTTTGGAGTCGAGCGATGCTAATTTCTCTGCAGGCGAAGAACAAATTAGGCTTCATCAATGGATCATGTTCTCGTCCAGCAGCTGCGCACCAAAATCTTCATCAGTGGGAGCGCTGTAATGCCATTGTTCTTTCATGGATTATGAACTCAGTATCCAAGGAAATTTTCAGTGGAATCATATATTGCACTGAAGCATCCAAAGTTTGGGCGGATCTGAAAGAAAGATTTGATAAGATTTGTGGATCTCGGATTTTCTCGATCCATCGAGATATTGCTCATCTCACTCAAGGTTCTTCTTCAATCTCTGTATATTTCTCTAATCTCAAACGTCTATGGGATGAGTTCAACTCGTTGGTGACACTTCCATCTTGCGAGTGTGCAAGTGCTAAGGCTTATGTCGAACACGAACAGCAACAACGACTTCTACAATTTCTTATGGGATTGAATGATAGTTATGGGCACATTAGGAGTCAAGTTCTTATGATGATCCATTACCTTCGGTCAATCAAGCATACTCGATTATCAGTCATGAGGAATCCACTCGACATGTATTGTCTTCGCAGCCGATTGTTGAGATTCCTACAGCTGCTTTCTATTCCTCATCTACAAAAAGGAATGATCCAGTAA